From the genome of Clostridia bacterium, one region includes:
- a CDS encoding phosphoglycerate dehydrogenase, protein MYNILTLNKIAKVGLDKFDANYNISDDCKNPEGIILRSFAMHDMEVPESLLAVGRAGAGTNNIPSDDYKEKGIVVFNTPGANANAVKELAIAGLFMASRDIAGAIDWAKTLKPEGDAVEKLVEKGKSAFAGCEIQGKTLGVIGLGAIGVMVANAAKSLGMTVLGYDPYISVDAAWHLSRSIVHVTDINEIYANSDYITLHLPLLPTTTKMVAKDQFDIMKDGVRILNFSRNKLVDNEAMLAALESGKVAKYVTDFPDASLLDVKNVVAIPHLGASTEESEDNCAVMACAQVKDYLENGNIVNSVNYPNCSMPRSSDVRVCVLHKNVPNMISQITTAFANANINIANMISQNKGDYAYTILDVDSAADGVKASLEAIDGVVRVRVL, encoded by the coding sequence ATGTATAACATTTTAACTTTAAACAAAATTGCAAAGGTTGGTCTTGACAAGTTTGATGCAAACTACAACATTTCCGACGATTGCAAAAATCCTGAAGGTATTATCCTTCGCAGCTTTGCCATGCATGACATGGAAGTTCCGGAATCCTTGCTCGCAGTAGGCCGTGCAGGTGCAGGTACCAACAACATCCCGTCCGATGATTATAAGGAAAAGGGTATTGTTGTGTTCAACACCCCCGGTGCAAACGCAAATGCGGTTAAGGAACTGGCAATTGCAGGCTTGTTCATGGCTTCCCGCGATATTGCAGGTGCCATTGACTGGGCAAAAACCTTAAAGCCCGAAGGCGATGCGGTTGAAAAGCTGGTTGAAAAAGGAAAAAGTGCTTTCGCAGGCTGTGAAATTCAGGGCAAAACCCTGGGTGTTATCGGCTTGGGTGCCATTGGTGTTATGGTTGCAAACGCAGCTAAAAGCCTCGGCATGACCGTTTTGGGTTATGACCCCTACATTTCTGTAGATGCGGCTTGGCATTTGTCCCGTTCTATCGTGCATGTAACCGATATCAACGAAATTTATGCAAACAGTGATTACATCACCTTGCATTTGCCCTTGTTGCCGACCACAACAAAGATGGTTGCAAAAGACCAGTTCGATATTATGAAAGACGGCGTTCGTATCTTAAACTTCTCCAGAAATAAGCTTGTGGACAATGAAGCAATGCTTGCTGCTTTGGAAAGCGGTAAGGTTGCAAAATATGTAACCGACTTCCCGGATGCTTCTTTGTTGGATGTTAAAAATGTTGTTGCAATTCCGCATCTTGGTGCTTCCACCGAAGAATCGGAAGATAACTGTGCAGTTATGGCTTGTGCGCAGGTTAAGGATTATTTGGAAAACGGTAACATTGTAAATTCCGTGAACTATCCCAACTGCTCTATGCCCCGTTCTTCTGATGTTCGTGTATGCGTATTGCATAAAAACGTTCCGAACATGATCAGCCAGATTACCACCGCTTTTGCCAATGCAAACATCAACATTGCAAACATGATCAGCCAGAACAAGGGTGATTATGCTTACACCATTTTGGATGTTGATTCTGCGGCAGACGGCGTTAAGGCTTCTTTGGAAGCAATTGATGGTGTTGTTCGCGTTCGTGTTCTGTAA